From Mucilaginibacter rubeus, a single genomic window includes:
- a CDS encoding TolC family protein: MNFNSKFYLALLPVLLLAFSLKAQQPAADTSKNLSLTIAQVWQKAATNSKAVQIKQLKVTSSAEGIKDAKAERLPEININGEYARVSNMPVYENGIFNTPTQFPVLHTTYTVGGEAYLNIYNGNKTNLEIDARKRENNIAGEQQKLTLSEVKLRVAAYYLDMQRSIIFKDLLLKDIAAQEKQLLQIKTLQKNGVVLKSDVLRAELKLSKQKLSLVQLDNDLAIANQKLNILIGLPDDQRINPVEAVQLDTTGKETYDEYLTDAGKNAYQLKISEQETELSKLKLKNIKANVSPKVGLFAAYNYSYPQILFYPYSPSLYGLGFAGVKASFSISSFYHNSHKVKVARLDLESQEIEHAQTEDGVRQQVNEAWLRYKEALNRVDVSRVNVQQATENRRIVNNTYFNQLSLITDLLDADTQLLQTRFDLAAARIAAQLQYYQLQNVTGKL; this comes from the coding sequence ATGAACTTTAATAGTAAATTTTATCTGGCCTTGTTGCCAGTTTTGTTGTTGGCCTTTTCGTTAAAAGCCCAACAACCCGCTGCTGATACCAGCAAAAACCTATCCTTAACCATAGCACAGGTTTGGCAAAAAGCAGCCACAAACAGCAAAGCTGTACAAATTAAACAATTGAAGGTAACAAGCAGTGCCGAAGGTATTAAAGATGCCAAAGCAGAGCGCCTGCCCGAGATTAATATTAACGGCGAATATGCCCGTGTAAGCAATATGCCGGTTTACGAAAACGGTATTTTTAATACACCAACTCAGTTCCCGGTTTTGCATACTACTTACACTGTAGGCGGCGAGGCTTATTTAAATATTTATAACGGTAATAAAACCAATCTGGAAATTGACGCCCGCAAACGCGAAAATAATATAGCAGGGGAACAGCAAAAGCTGACACTTTCTGAGGTTAAGTTACGTGTCGCAGCCTATTATCTGGATATGCAACGCAGTATCATCTTTAAAGATCTGTTGTTGAAAGATATTGCTGCGCAGGAAAAACAGCTTTTACAAATCAAAACCCTTCAAAAAAACGGCGTAGTATTAAAAAGCGATGTGCTAAGGGCGGAGCTAAAGCTTTCTAAGCAGAAACTCTCTTTGGTTCAGTTGGATAATGATCTGGCTATAGCTAACCAAAAGCTGAATATCCTGATAGGTTTGCCTGATGATCAGCGGATAAACCCGGTTGAAGCTGTTCAGTTGGATACAACAGGCAAAGAGACGTACGACGAGTATTTAACCGATGCCGGGAAGAACGCCTATCAGCTCAAGATCTCTGAACAGGAAACGGAGCTAAGCAAGCTGAAATTGAAGAATATAAAAGCAAACGTATCGCCTAAAGTGGGCTTGTTCGCGGCTTATAACTATAGCTACCCGCAAATCCTGTTTTATCCCTACTCGCCGAGCTTGTACGGTTTGGGTTTTGCAGGGGTAAAAGCTTCGTTTTCTATATCCTCGTTTTATCATAACAGCCACAAGGTAAAAGTGGCAAGGCTTGATCTTGAAAGCCAGGAAATTGAGCATGCGCAAACTGAAGATGGCGTACGCCAGCAGGTTAATGAGGCCTGGCTCAGGTACAAGGAAGCTTTAAACAGGGTAGATGTTAGCCGCGTTAATGTCCAACAGGCTACAGAAAACAGGCGCATTGTAAACAATACCTACTTTAATCAACTATCGCTGATAACCGATCTGCTTGACGCGGATACGCAGTTATTACAAACCCGCTTTGATCTGGCTGCTGCCAGAATAGCCGCTCAACTTCAATATTATCAATTACAAAACGTAACCGGGAAACTTTAA
- a CDS encoding AraC family transcriptional regulator — protein sequence MFIHSSQNIDTATADNFFRDIDQYPESVYVINWKTERNFPNHNHKKGQLIYIEGGIAYIHLTDKTLVIPARHYVWIPGGMMHFVEMHKSAITRTVYFYWHDDNSNPFYTKGGIYPINNLLLQMLIYSERWDGNVFPDEQAFHFLAGIKAILPEISEKSLPVALPTTDNTRMHPVLDYMNKNAFEPLTLSSVSEETGFSERTLSRLFQSTLNTSFLQYFKLLKMVKAIELMLQTDMSMSEIAYKLGYNSLSAFSAIFYQLTNIRPSDFAKQLR from the coding sequence ATGTTTATTCATTCCAGCCAAAATATAGATACAGCTACAGCCGATAACTTTTTCCGGGATATTGACCAATATCCCGAATCCGTTTATGTAATTAACTGGAAAACAGAAAGAAACTTCCCCAACCATAACCACAAAAAAGGTCAGCTGATTTACATAGAAGGAGGCATTGCCTATATTCATTTAACCGATAAAACTTTGGTAATACCGGCAAGGCATTATGTATGGATCCCCGGCGGGATGATGCATTTTGTGGAAATGCACAAATCGGCAATTACCCGCACGGTATATTTTTACTGGCACGATGATAACAGCAACCCGTTTTACACCAAAGGCGGAATTTACCCCATCAATAATTTATTACTACAGATGCTCATTTACTCCGAGCGCTGGGACGGCAATGTATTCCCTGATGAACAGGCATTCCATTTTTTAGCGGGAATAAAGGCGATTTTGCCGGAGATCAGCGAAAAATCTTTACCTGTAGCCTTACCTACTACAGATAACACCCGGATGCACCCTGTGCTGGATTATATGAATAAAAACGCATTTGAACCGCTAACACTTTCATCTGTAAGCGAAGAAACCGGCTTTAGCGAAAGGACACTTTCACGCCTTTTCCAATCAACCCTTAACACTTCGTTTTTGCAATATTTTAAATTGCTAAAAATGGTAAAGGCCATTGAGCTGATGCTGCAAACCGATATGTCTATGAGCGAGATTGCTTATAAATTGGGATACAATAGTTTATCGGCCTTTAGCGCCATATTTTACCAGCTCACCAATATCAGGCCATCTGATTTTGCCAAGCAGCTGAGGTAA